The nucleotide window cgtgttgcagcggtagaggctgtgacttgtgaactaaaggttataatgatagccatgagttcgaatcttctgtagcgctatcttttaataatattacttttcctatcctcttctgtacgatatgtttaaaagcttttttttacctcaacttctttctttctttctttctttctttctttctttctttctttctttctttctttctttctttctttctttctttctttctttctttctttccatatttctttccatctttctttctttctttctttctttctttctttctgagatttaaaatacctcaattggtagagcgcgtaccaattaaacggaaaagttaaccgaacgggttcgaatactacatgctacctttttttattttgatcccgatattttatttttccttagtatttacttctacagaataaatttcagatttttgttgatcaaaataatattttacaatgtgtttggtcaatgatgtcttctgctataattatgaaatactaggacttggtgataagccttttgataagtatgataacatgcttaatattcagctagcttagtatgtattatcagctgacttcagatatgcaaactgtaataacaacatttattttcattttagactttttatagtctatattttcttcatttcagcttaatttagcagttgtcatggttgtgtgcaaattcctattactattagatacgttgtaataaaacatgattttaaacatttgtatattacttttctctgagggcttgcagcaaaattgatattttattttccttggtatgggtttgtggctagtagtcaggtaatgatgatgatatgatgatgatgacgacgacgacgacgatgatgatgataatgatgacgatgacgatgatgatgatgatgatgatgatgatgatgatgatgatgatgatgatgatgatgatggataatacaactgatgtcagatgattattagagtcgtgatggtgacgatgatggcagtgatgaggatttaattttgtatgaaattctcacccctcccgcacccaccagtcaatgttgttttgatactgagacaagaacagacaattggtctagtattggctccaacattgcttgggggggttgcaagcaatatgaaacattaatgtttgccactcatgttacttgcaatgtttaaacaaagagcacgtttctatggtatcagtcacagtatatgtttttgcttaacacgtgtgctatgacccaaaaaatacatcatctccaaatacacagttcagtgacctcgaggcctccattcaacaagaaagttaacctgttgttatagaaggacatgcatttatacccaatacactcagaggtcaatttatgagtgcacaaacattatatgtttatatgctaaattaagctgaaattaagaaaatatagactataaaaaagtctaaaatgaaaataaatgttgttttaacTTTTTGGCATAGATTCCCTGTGTATAAATTGGTAAATTGAGAAATATTAACCTACGTGTTTGGCATCGGTTTCCTGTATAGCCATGGGTGCATGTACATCGTCCAGGACTAGAGCAGGTCCCGCCATTTTGACACGATGGTGAACATATGGCTGTTGATAACAAAATGGAAGAAGAACGAAAGCACAATCTGAATAATATATCGTCGAAAGATTTGTGTGTGTATTTTATTCTCTTTTTTATACCCACAACCCCACTGACGAACAAAAATAGGCAACGGATTTGCTCATGCGGATTCTGGGATAACGGATGCTTATTGTACAACTTACTTTTGGCATAGATTCCCTGTGTATAAATTGGTAATTATTGAGAAATCTTAACCTACGTGTTTGGCATCGGTTTCCTGTATAGCCATTGGTGCATGTACATCGTCCAGGACTAGAGCAGGTCCCGCCATTTCGACACGATGGTGAGCATATGGCTGTTGATAACCAAAAGAAAGACGATTTAAAATCCCaactaataccgtaaaacctcgtctacaaacatatgtagtgttttgatgaaagctgaattaatacgaaacagccaTCTGCAATAcagtcttacaatagtacttgtttgtatgtgcttGTATGTTATGCTTATAATTTATATGCataaactccataatgttatcatttttgtcgctggatggcgcctggagtaatttagctttcatcaaaagcactctatatgcttgaagACGAGGTTTTCCGATAGTCATggcttttgggattgagcactttgttCAAATGATAGTCTAactatgaaaaaaaaagttgtcATTACGCTCCTGTTATACAGTTGAACACTTTCTGACTATCTATGATATAGTACATGACGACCTGgaatagtttggctgttgacaccGTGGAATGTAAATTCTCCTATTCCATGGAGATGGTTGTCCAGCCAAACCAGGGAACTTACGATGGTATCGGGAATTGCCTCTCACGCATGAACGCACACAATGATGTGTGCCATAAGTGGTACCCCGTGTCTATAATAACAACTGACATAGGCCAGCATACGgcaatatccttcccgacatgcttagtatagccaagtccgtagaagatattattcttgtgatccacacactatgtacacatatatatttggccacattttattatacgataaatacgaatttattaaacgtGGTAACAACAATTCTCTAGCAAATcagttatacgatggaactggtatacatattataaattcgggatattaaatatcttcctgaccagccagaatATGGTATGGGTGGTTGAACGTGGAGGGCTGGCTTATTTATGATGACGCTATCTGCGCATGGTAAAAGACGATTCCTTattagccacagaccgtccgctggaattagttagaacatgaaccattcgttaTAATGAACAAAATGGCTGTTGGTGGTACCTCATGGTTTCGCATCGACTGTGACCTTtagtccccgacattgcccttatgaactcacatcctcctggcCAAATGTTCTCCATcgagtaacgacttctattccggAAGGTCTAAACTTttaatttttatacgctctcccttttgagATTGAGCACTTTGTTCAAATGATAGTCGAACTATGAATAAAATATGTTGTCTTTAATACATTCGATAGCTATTGACGATACAGAGTGAAAAAACAATAACCTACGTGTTTGGCACCGGTTTCCTGTATAGCCATAGGGGCATGAACATTGTCCAGGTCTGTAACAGGTCCCGCCATTTCGACAAGATGGTGAACATATAGCTGTTAATGGCAAAAAAGAAGAAaccaagaaaattaaaattttatttggtTACGTGTGTTTTGTTTCCCTTTAGTGtttagtagtaatagtagtagtagtactagtagtagtagcagtagcagcagcagtaGTAGAAACCATATGACGTACATAAACCTTTTCAATTGATTTTGACTGGACTATCCTTAGcaagaacaaataaataaacacaatggcgaacgattgctcgctacaagaggaaactaaaCAAAATCGAAACCCACAACCTCATAGGGTTTTTGGAGCCAACTATTTTTGGAACCTTACCCACATGGGAATTGAAATCAGGTTGTCTGCACAAATGTCGACCCTGGGTTAAACGGTGAGGgagctttttttttcttcaaaattgctgccaaaatccaatataATGGCAATTAAATAGCCATTTTAAGTCAATGTTAGGTTTTTAATATGATTTTTTGCAAATGTTGTGTAATATTGACGCaagcctattttttttaaatgaaaatcaaTGATAGAGGGCGTTGTTTTCAAAATGACGGTAAAATGCCTTAAAATTCCATAATAACAGCCTTCCTATTCAGCTGACCTGATATCCTACCCTACCAGAAAAGGCTGACAGAAGACATCTGTTTCTGCATTTATTTTTTGTCTTCAGCAATTTactaaatgtagatatttaaatgtagatatttatatagcgctttatgccgtaaacagcctcaaagcgctttacatttattccgccgttattagaatatgtcggaaccacgtttgctgcctacaaatggcgaagggttcatcagtacaacggttgtgactacccctaacagcttcccattgcacctgggtggggtgaggcaagcgtgacaaagcgccttgcccaagggcgcaacacggtggcgggacggggactcgaacccatgcacgtcaagcaagctctcatattatgagtccaaggccgtaaccactgagccaccgtgccctctgcAACCTTTAATGACTTTGTAGGTTGGCAAATGTATTATTGTCTAAACGTTCCTGTACAAGTGTTCCATAGGGCCATAAAAAGGTTTCCTCAACATCACTCATTGCTGTTACATGCACTAATGGACTCCAGTAGCACAGCATAATTGAGACAATCAACTCAAATGGATGATTAAATATGACATTACTTCTCATTACCTCTCATTCAAAACCCGTTTTTTACTCATCTTTTTTACAAATCTGTTTTTATCTGTACACTAGCTGACAAAAACTTTATGCCATATGGTTAATGTAGCCTCAAACAAAAGGGAAGATATGATCCAAATGACCTTTTTACTGTATAGACAAGTAGTGCATATTTACAGTCTATGACTGGTTGAGAAAGAAAAAAGGACATAATGTTagtctgtcggtccaacatccgggttatctctagtctcgggcccaaactgcatgttgTTCACGGTTTGTtttgaacaacagaaaccggctgtgaaggaggctacatagcgatgttgttggagtgacattcaatttcggaaaaaacgacactcgaccatggaatttaattttaagttggtcagtatataaacggtaaatcaagtaagtttattCCACTATGAAGACTTAGAAACgattgtttgattccactgactatttgcgatcgaaatttacataacaccaatgacagaaatcatcaacaaaaatcgaatcagggacttgttttcactcgaccgtgagtcgcatcatcaaccggaagtgacgtggcacggaccgataGAATAGTAGATATTCGAGTTCCATCTTTAAAGCGTCCTCTAGCAGGACCTTGTAATTAAATAGCATGACTTGGATTATTATGGAACCCAATTGCTGATACAAAATTACACAAAAGCTATGGTGATAACTTGAAAATACCTCTTTGTAGTACATTTAAGTCATTAAATGGcctttggcagccattttgaaaacaaCGCCCtctattattgctttttatttacaAAAGTAGTCTTGAGTCAATATTACACCATGATTGCAAATAAAATACTTtagtaaaacaaaataaactaACAATGACTTCAAATTGCTATTTAAATGCTGTTAGGCCTATATGGGATTTTAATGCATTCTGAAAAAAATCGTCCTCTATGATTGCTTTTCTTTATAAAAGTAGGCTTCAGTCAATATTAcatcaaattgcaaaaaaatataaataaaaaaataacaatgacttcaAATGGCTATTCAGATGCCATTATGTGAGAttctggcagccattttgaaaaagcgccatCACAGTTTTAACCCCGGGTCCACATTTATGCAGATAACCTGATTTTAATTCCCATATGGGTAAGGTTTCCCAAAATAGTTGTCTCGAAAGATTCTTAGAGGGGTAGGGTTTCAATTTTGAGCCCAGGGGCTAAAAGCTGCTAAAACAGCCAGTCCCTTGTTTCTGCATCAACTTCAGTGAGACCAATCGCTCCATTTGGCAGTCCGTAGAAGGGGCATTCAGAGATGATATGATCAGCTGTCTGGTgttctgttaaagccatattataacatttgctgagaaagacgccctcactgaattttgttaattccttttttacacgattaaattgtactttattaaaccaatatacccggcaaaaatcaagactctaggtgctgtagttttgtccaaatccgagattttgaataaaacgccggaaccggcgctttattattacgatggaattataagtcgaacgcatacacgatgttcataacatacagtacgtacacggcgtgcgggacggtgatatacacaacaaagggtcgtaccacaacatgaccgaaggagtggtacgtaattggcgacatgtgcgctggtagtaaattccaattttctttgctttgccgtagttgttcggctcaaaaataatagGGATACATCTGACAgttaaagctaacattttatggcaaagaaatgctaatctattttgtttgaaaatgttataatatggctttaactaaaacAAGAAAAAGACTCTTACCAGTGGAGCATCCGTTACCTGTCCATCCTGAACAGCAATAATATCGTGTTCTGTACCGGTATTGTTTACGGTATTCCCTAGTATAGCACGATTTATACTTTTTACGGTATCTGTGTATAGACAAAAATTAATAACGACAGAAAAGTAACCATCCACTGTAATTAAACATATTACATGTTATCCTACTGAACCAAAtgttgtaacacgaactacgaattGGGGGGGTATAATTTTTAATTGTAAACGTCATACAAAACCATATTTCgtaccaatgtatagctttgGTCTCCTCTACCCATTGACACCAAAAAAGGTACAAACATTCCCAACATAATGTCGCTATTACCTCATAATGTGagagcgcccatgcaaatttgggaaattctggctatgaacAAAATAGGTAAAATTTATTTCCGGCTAAATATTCTACGAAAAagcaacctaactaacaagtataaagtcagtagctcttggaataatattATAGCGAAATTAAAataattgattttactgtagaaaccaatggtgggcatcaccccccccctcctcctcctcctcgtcTATACTAATTTTTTGctggtcggtcctacccccgggtaaagtGCTTGGGGTAcaaattttatcacaaaatgagcgcaaaggatgtatatacgtttagcttaggtcgtttgggcgtaaacacgcgcGTTTTTTCGGATAAAAAAATcttggggtgggggtgtttgtacaacccccacccccacttcgtagttctagggttaaagttAGTAAGAAAGTAGCAAGGTTATATTTTGAAGATTTGTTTACGAACACCGATGTTAACGAGAACCGTTATATAAACGTTCGACGTTTTGCTTACGGTTCGCCGTTGTCAAACGGCGACCGCAGTGGCAATTTTCCGAGGTGACTTTTTTCCGACACTGTACAGTATCGGAGTAAAATTTCGACCATAATTCGAGAATAAGAACAAATCCCTGAACAAAGCTAACTGTAGCAACGACGAACGGAAACGTACCGTTCATTTCTCGCACAGAACGGGAAAACGCACACAAAAGCGTTGGACTATATAAGTATACAGTCCCTCATATATTTAAACGGAGTGATacttaaccatgataacaacgaCATTTTAGTCTCATATCCCAGAAATAATCGAGCGCAACGGGTTCCTAGAATTAAGTAGTTTACAGGGTCACCTTTTGACCATATGAGGCTCCataatgtaaaaaataataatgatgatttaCCTGGTACATCTCTCCCAACCAGCAAAACCGCATGAAGTATGATAACGTTGTTTGTATGAACATTTATAGCTGCTCTGGTATGATATGGAGTACGATTCCGAATACCGAGTGCTGCATCTAAAAGGAGGAAGAATGTTGGGAAAAATTTCGTAATAGCATCCGTATACAAGTTTTTTCGGTTTTTTTAATGGTCGATCCGTTATATTTGAGTCCTGATGGGAGATTGCGCCAGCAAAATGCTTAAGCCCGACTATATTAAatgggcatatctattgcaaaaacaagtttaactccattcgaagagaataattattacattacaagttgacactcgttgcaatttttgtattcgtatttctcctgaaaaagagaatttgtgttggtaaaatgctggctcgtacgggaccttcccccgttcgaagcgaaattgatttccaaggcagcgggctgatgacgtaggtaaatgaagagGACACTATACTATGTTCACGAGCAGTACATAACACATGAGACCTAgagctcttttgatgttcattcatgtataaatgcgcgacTTTCATTGGGAATGGACAACAAAAGGTTAGCTCCcggcccattgaaattgtttattagcataataaatacaatattgatatgtTATGCTGCTCTTACGGTAACGTTGAtctaaaaaatatttattttttagtccaaatatttctaatcaagttgatatacatatgaattgtaatatcacaatttactaatataaagaagcggcctgattttatccatatgtgtaaaaacccttaaatttgtaatacttgattcagagctttttttttataacaaaaacagtatacgttctgtgcattgagagtgttgacagtccattctgTTAAAGCTGGCAcacttcatttcatgacatcacagttttttctaggtcaaatctgtctcgttcgaaggaactcaccgcttacagttggtttttgcggaatatcaattttaaacgacttattttctcagaaaggagtcattttcattgtcctcataatattagcttgacaatgatatgatgttgtccgagcaatatatatgccctttaagtcTAGGCATGATGGCCTAATTATGTAGGTAAGATAAGTGATTTATTTTTCAACGGAAtaaagcttaaactataataataataataataataataataaaataataataataataataataataataataataataataataataataataataataataataataataataatacagtgaATGGTACGTATGAatacaaatgaatacaaacaaagaCTTCTCATATAAGTAATAGAAACATCCCGATTGACAAGCAAACAGACAGGAGCAATGGCAACATTAAACGGTCAGCATGGTCAATATAATTACTCAGGTATATGATTTggaaaaaattgcactttctgacGTGTGAGATATTTTTTTATCTTGATTGATGGATTCTCGTGTTGTTTTCATGTTGCCCCTGTGAGAGGACTATAATACGAAACTTATAAACTAGGAGGGTTTATTGCCTATGGCCCACAGTCTATAACCATCCGGGTAACTGGACCAAGTCCAAGtcaacatccgggtaagtggacCAAGTCCAAGTCAACATCCGGGTAACTGGACCAAGTCCAAGtcaacatccgggtaagtggatCCAGCCAAAGTGGACGCGGTCGATATTACCGCGTGCCAGTGAGAACGCGAATTCAATGTGGATCAAGAACAGGGTCCTGGGTCCGAGTCCACATGTTCTTGTGAGAACACGCCCTTATTGATATTCACCGTTTACGTGCTACGTCCAACGTTTGTACGTTGTTGGTGCAGTTAACAAGTTAATGGCGGCAAATCAATTCGGTATCAAAGGAACAAGATACGTCAGAATCATTTCATTACCTTTGATTAATTGCCTTGATTTTCCCCTGGAAGCTTCCTATTACACCTGGGTGGGTGTGGCAAATGAGGTAAAGCGCTTTACCCAAGTGCACCAAACGATAGCTCTACCACCGCCACGGTTCAAACCCGCAATCTTCCGATTGTAGATCAGAGCTAGTACCGCTGCGTTGTTCTATGTTTATGTAAGATTCTTCATTCTTGGCCGGACTATTTGTGTTGCACATGATTATGTTATGCTTGTTTCGCCATGAAGAGTTTACAATCTTAACGACAAAGAGCAAGtgtaatgaaatgctttattaaTTAAAGTTAATAATTATAAGAAATGGAAAGTGATGAAAATAATACATCTTCATTTGAGGAACGATTtaaaaaaatggaccaaatttaCACTTACGTTTCACCTTCGACTCCATTTGAACATACAATAATTAGAAGAGACGCTAGAACTGGGAGGACAATCCATTCTATAGCTCTGTAAGATTTAAGAAACTCATACGAAACTTCTCCCATGATACCCCGATAGTATAGCTGTCAGTCGCTGTATGAGAAAATGAGACTAaaattaaaaccaaaacaaaaatatatacaaaacgtcggccgtatcacgtactgacgtattcgacattttaaacattttttgagaaaaaaggaaCCTTATATGTTAttttctactctatatattcaccaaaagccacgcctcaaagtggcttaattagtaagatattaattaattaattacgccgtatttgcaaaaccttgaaatgtctgtatcacataacgacgtatttgccgatcaccaaTACTGCGCAAGCCCAATATGTCGTATCTGCATTtggaagaatttgccgtttcacatagtgacgtatttgcgcgactttgtcattgcacggtaaaattgctgttttttccttttcacatagtgacgtatttgcgcaactgtattTGCACGACGTACCTGTCATCTGAACGgcgaaattgtcattagtccttttcagacgtattttatataatattgatttttggCAGAATAAGTtctgctctgatagtgataaataaattacattgaaaatatagtatatttgcattacttttaaCCAGGTTTAAATCGACAATAATGTTTAAGTCAAaagtatgcagcaaatgaaaatcgctaaattttcaaatgcgattttctcgaaatgcgtattttacaaatacgtcagtatgtgatacggccgacgaaatgtTGCAATAATCGATAAGAACGcgtaaaaaatattatcatattaCAAATACATCTTAAGGTACAAAATAAGTGCGAGTGAGAACTGGGAAAAGATatatttggccttgagtcattacgggTTGTAACACTGTACATATCCAAAATAACAAACACCGATGTTTATAATGTAAATCCTCTTAATTTACAAACTCGTTACACAGTTTTGTTATTGACCTTTATTTTACTTTTACTACAGGTGGTTTTGACTTCAGAGGTATTGGTAGATTATTGTTCTCTATGGTCTTTGGATATCTTAGACCAATGTTAATACTTAAATCATATACGATGAGTTCATCGTTTGTCATCGTGCGAGGATAGTAGAAAAATAAAAAGGAGTAATCTACTTCACGGAACcaaaataaaataccaaattcACTGAATGATCAGGTGATAAGGTTAAAAAAATGATATGTGTCAAAGCCGTCGCGCGCGTTTGTTTTTCTTAGCGCTTAagtgtcagctgaaacggcaaattcattttttattttattttttgaatagttttttttttagttttggtttttttgatctaaaattgtgaaattccgagacaaatttggaagaaatttTACTttattcgatactcgcattgtttaagtcagttttaaaaaatctttaaaaaaataaaaatctcctAACGTCCCCATGTCCGAACAGGACAGTTGGTCAATGTATTTTCGCTAGCTAAAGCTATACATAAAGAAGTAAAAGTAAACAAACTTaccattcaaaataaatgtggaTATGTATGTAAATATTCTGTCAGATATTATAGGCCTTCCGTAGCCTAATGTACGCAGTGTGACCAAAACCCAAGCCGCGTAAGAGTAGCAGACACGTGGTTGGCATGAGTCTACACGTCTGTAATAATCCCCAGTACTTTTTCGGTTAATAACATTAGGCATATGAGACAAATATTGTAGATTAAAGTTGTAGATATAGTAGACGCAGAAGCAAAACTGAGTTTCTTTGAGAATGGTCAAGTCCGGGTGTTAAGTACCGTATTTAATACGTGCACATGACTGTTTTATAAGTTATGACCTTCCTAAACTTCCTCCACAAGGAACCCACATTTCTCCGCACGGAATTACATGACAGGAAACAAGTTTGGTGACGGTAGCAAGTGGTTACtattattaggctattccagtttaaatccatacaccctctatagaagacatggccttataaatctttcacacagggagtctATTGCACATCTACAAAAATTCGAATTGCTACTTACTCTGGAATGATTGTAAATTTCATAAGGGCTCTTTTACAGAAAATTCATTTGAAGAAAAACAGCAATGTGTGATCTTCAATTTACTTTCTTCAGACTGAAAGTCAGCCAGTGACTTACATAGTACAGTCACCAGAaggggttcccatgcaccgagtgctttttttttctaacttacatttttgtaatcctgaaggtgtctagtaaatgaattttgatgttcccaaaattaaatattgtcccatggggttcatttggcgaCCATCTTgaattccgacaaaattcaattaaattgacataacttttgaactagacatcataggaagacaaatggcCCCATTTtttgggataatgtggacatgagcaatcaattaaaaggtttattttcatgatttaaacatgttggatacattaaaatgcaaagtaTTATGtcccattcgctacttgcacggttccgccattatgcactatgtgcggggagagcctcgaactggcagcatacatgaaaggaagaattatgtaaccttacacagaacgttatgactagttcaattcccattcatgtatgctgccagttcgaggctctcccgcacatagtgcataatggcggaaccgtgcaagtagcgaatggcgttcatttggcggccatcttggattccgacaaaattcaatgaaattgaaataacttttgaactagacatcataggaagacaaatgaccccatttttcgggataatgtggacatgagcaatcaattaaaaggtttattaaatattttatatgggggagggggtgcgccacgcagactttcggggGTTGATTTTCTCTATACCTAAATTTTGCTGCTTTTTCCACCCATCCGCATACCAATTATTcacacaaaaaaaccaaaaagcacccaaatctgacctaaattgggcgcttttaggggcactttttccCGAATGCGCCCAATGTACTTGTATATTGCTCAAATGCCTTACAAACTCTTTATGAACACAACAACAGCTTTGAATGATTTTCATGG belongs to Amphiura filiformis chromosome 18, Afil_fr2py, whole genome shotgun sequence and includes:
- the LOC140139636 gene encoding uncharacterized protein; this encodes MESKVKHAALGIRNRTPYHTRAAINVHTNNVIILHAVLLVGRDVPDTVKSINRAILGNTVNNTGTEHDIIAVQDGQVTDAPLLYVHHLVEMAGPVTDLDNVHAPMAIQETGAKHPYAHHRVEMAGPALVLDDVHAPMAIQETDAKHPYVHHRVKMAGPALVLDDVHAPMAIQETDAKHVG